The Novosphingobium sp. THN1 genome includes a window with the following:
- a CDS encoding SDR family NAD(P)-dependent oxidoreductase, producing MKGLKGKVGIVAGGGRGIGAATARRLAEEGAHVVVGDLMGDWAREVAESIRSTGGTATGIELDGTKADSQAAIVACAVETYGGLDFYHSNLAGGTGGDNDILDCPEEVLDLSFAINTKSHFLATQAALPKMLERGGGAMIYTSSGAASGGAPWQVAYPMTKNAIHALARHVAAKFGKKGVRANVICPGLVLTEAVKQHLTDEYVERGLAAVPHVRLGQPEDIAAAVTFLASDDGAWVNGQVWHVNGGAQMRD from the coding sequence ATGAAGGGCCTCAAGGGCAAGGTCGGCATCGTTGCCGGCGGCGGGCGCGGCATTGGCGCGGCAACCGCACGGCGCCTCGCCGAGGAAGGCGCCCACGTTGTCGTCGGTGACCTCATGGGCGACTGGGCCCGCGAAGTGGCGGAAAGCATCCGCTCCACCGGCGGCACCGCCACCGGCATCGAGCTTGACGGCACGAAGGCGGATTCACAAGCCGCTATCGTCGCCTGCGCGGTCGAGACCTACGGTGGGCTCGACTTTTACCATTCCAACCTCGCCGGCGGCACTGGGGGCGACAACGACATCCTCGATTGCCCGGAGGAGGTGCTCGACCTCAGCTTCGCCATCAACACCAAGAGCCACTTCCTCGCCACGCAGGCCGCGCTTCCGAAGATGCTCGAACGCGGCGGCGGCGCAATGATCTACACCTCCTCGGGTGCGGCATCGGGCGGCGCTCCATGGCAGGTCGCCTATCCGATGACCAAGAACGCAATCCACGCGCTCGCCCGCCACGTTGCCGCAAAGTTCGGCAAGAAGGGCGTGCGCGCCAACGTGATCTGCCCCGGCCTCGTCCTCACCGAAGCGGTCAAGCAGCACCTGACCGACGAGTATGTCGAGCGCGGCCTTGCCGCCGTGCCGCACGTCCGCCTCGGCCAGCCCGAAGACATTGCCGCCGCCGTGACCTTCCTCGCCTCCGATGACGGCGCCTGGGTCAACGGTCAGGTCTGGCATGTCAACGGCGGCGCGCAGATGCGGGATTGA
- a CDS encoding nuclear transport factor 2 family protein, with protein MSEAGARALAPRPIGAEELATREALRHLVTAYGHCIDRRDWELLRTLYHDDAVDDHTPYYCGPVDGYIAWLPGMMANWKATMHTALSALFAVDGARAQGEITARAWHLTLDGERQFVAWGRYADHYEQRSGVWRFARRSFILDHAEDLPAAQGDDFGSDGVGTGRAGTDDPVHARLSLFARTDA; from the coding sequence GTGTCTGAGGCTGGCGCGCGGGCGCTGGCGCCGCGTCCGATCGGCGCGGAAGAACTGGCAACGCGTGAGGCGCTGCGCCATCTCGTCACCGCTTATGGCCACTGCATCGACCGGCGCGACTGGGAACTCCTGCGCACGCTCTACCATGACGACGCGGTGGACGATCACACGCCGTATTATTGCGGGCCGGTCGATGGCTACATCGCGTGGCTGCCGGGCATGATGGCGAACTGGAAGGCGACGATGCACACCGCGCTGTCGGCGCTGTTCGCGGTGGATGGCGCCCGCGCCCAGGGGGAGATCACCGCACGCGCCTGGCACCTGACGCTGGACGGCGAGCGGCAGTTCGTGGCGTGGGGACGCTATGCCGACCATTACGAGCAGCGCAGTGGGGTGTGGCGGTTTGCCCGGCGCTCGTTCATCCTCGACCATGCCGAGGACCTGCCTGCCGCGCAGGGCGATGATTTCGGCAGTGACGGCGTGGGCACCGGGCGGGCCGGGACGGACGATCCGGTCCATGCACGGCTTTCGCTGTTTGCGCGAACGGATGCGTAA
- a CDS encoding type II toxin-antitoxin system Phd/YefM family antitoxin: MGLESRIKPISYLKANAAEVLRELNEGAEPLVITQNGEAKAVLQDAASYYRMQETLALLKLLALAKEDMEAGRVHPAEGMLDLITGERPTDV; this comes from the coding sequence ATGGGCCTGGAAAGCCGCATCAAGCCGATCAGCTACCTGAAGGCCAACGCCGCGGAGGTGCTGCGCGAACTGAACGAGGGTGCCGAGCCGCTGGTGATAACCCAGAACGGCGAGGCCAAGGCCGTGCTGCAGGATGCGGCAAGCTACTACCGGATGCAGGAGACGCTGGCGCTGCTGAAGCTGCTGGCGCTGGCGAAGGAGGACATGGAGGCGGGCCGCGTCCATCCCGCCGAAGGGATGCTTGACCTCATCACGGGTGAGCGGCCAACTGATGTCTGA
- a CDS encoding type II toxin-antitoxin system RelE/ParE family toxin, with translation MSEVKIRYTEQARVDLRQIFEQRLAQRGPEGWDGARALIAEILATVDGLADYPERGPQVPELVDLGDKRWRQVLHAPYRVVYHLEGDIVTVAIVADGRRDFSTLLQRRLLALRR, from the coding sequence ATGTCTGAGGTGAAGATCCGCTATACCGAACAGGCGCGGGTCGATCTCAGGCAGATTTTCGAGCAGCGTCTGGCGCAGCGAGGGCCCGAAGGGTGGGACGGCGCACGCGCGTTGATCGCGGAGATTCTTGCGACGGTCGACGGCCTAGCGGACTATCCGGAGCGCGGGCCGCAAGTGCCCGAGTTGGTCGATCTGGGCGACAAGCGCTGGCGACAGGTGCTTCATGCCCCCTATCGCGTGGTTTACCACCTTGAGGGTGACATTGTGACGGTTGCCATCGTCGCAGACGGGCGGCGCGACTTCTCGACCCTGTTGCAGCGCCGCCTGCTTGCACTGCGGCGCTAA
- a CDS encoding DUF2218 domain-containing protein — translation MPSSRAIVPTANASRYLQQLCKHWGHKFEVSFDPTQGRVALPFGPVNLKADDAALEVTCTITGEGDLSRMQQVVADHLNRFAHREGELTFDWQPMD, via the coding sequence ATGCCCTCCAGCCGCGCCATCGTCCCAACCGCAAACGCCAGCCGCTACTTGCAGCAACTCTGCAAGCATTGGGGCCACAAGTTCGAAGTCTCTTTCGATCCTACCCAGGGGCGCGTGGCTCTGCCGTTCGGGCCAGTAAACTTGAAGGCCGATGATGCGGCCCTCGAGGTAACCTGCACGATAACGGGTGAAGGCGATCTCTCGCGGATGCAGCAGGTGGTCGCCGATCACTTGAATCGGTTCGCCCACCGTGAAGGCGAATTGACGTTCGACTGGCAGCCGATGGACTGA
- a CDS encoding SDR family NAD(P)-dependent oxidoreductase, translating to MQDFNDQIAFITGGASGAGLGQAQVFGRAGAKVVIADIRAEAVEQAVAALTAEGIAAHGLVLDIMDRAAYARAADEVEAVFGAAPTLLFNTAGVNSFGPVENTSYDDFDWIIGVNLGGVINGMVTFVPRMIKSGRPGHIVTTSSLGGLMGSALAAPYSAAKAAVINLMESYRQGLEKHGIGVSVLCPANIKSNIAEASRLRPARFGQSGYVENEDSIASLHSIHQHGMDPVELAEHVKRAIEANQLYVIPYPEAKDGLRAHFDQIVESVLPLEADPEGARLRTEALQNWAADRARVFMERQE from the coding sequence GTGCAAGACTTCAACGATCAGATCGCGTTCATCACCGGCGGCGCTTCGGGCGCGGGGCTGGGGCAGGCGCAGGTCTTCGGCCGCGCAGGGGCAAAGGTCGTCATCGCCGATATCCGCGCCGAAGCGGTGGAACAGGCCGTCGCCGCCCTCACCGCCGAGGGCATTGCCGCCCACGGCCTGGTGCTCGACATCATGGACCGCGCTGCCTATGCCCGCGCCGCTGACGAGGTCGAAGCCGTGTTCGGCGCCGCGCCCACGCTCCTGTTCAACACCGCCGGCGTCAACAGCTTCGGCCCGGTCGAGAACACTTCTTACGACGATTTCGACTGGATCATCGGCGTCAATCTGGGCGGTGTGATCAACGGCATGGTCACCTTCGTGCCGCGCATGATCAAGAGCGGCAGGCCCGGCCACATCGTCACCACCTCGTCCTTGGGCGGTCTGATGGGCAGCGCTCTTGCCGCGCCGTACTCGGCGGCAAAGGCTGCAGTGATCAACCTGATGGAAAGCTACCGTCAGGGCCTCGAAAAGCACGGCATCGGCGTATCGGTGCTGTGCCCGGCCAACATCAAGTCCAACATCGCCGAAGCCAGCCGCCTGCGCCCTGCCCGGTTCGGCCAAAGCGGCTACGTCGAGAACGAGGACTCGATCGCCTCGCTCCACTCGATCCACCAGCACGGCATGGACCCGGTCGAACTTGCCGAACACGTCAAGCGCGCGATCGAGGCCAACCAGCTCTACGTGATCCCCTACCCCGAAGCCAAGGACGGTCTGCGCGCCCACTTCGACCAGATCGTGGAATCCGTTCTCCCCCTTGAAGCCGACCCCGAAGGCGCCCGTCTACGCACCGAAGCCCTGCAGAACTGGGCCGCCGACCGCGCCCGGGTGTTCATGGAAAGGCAGGAGTGA
- a CDS encoding SDR family NAD(P)-dependent oxidoreductase: MGEIFPAGATIVFGGSGGIGRGVALEFAREGSDVAVVFRSKEDVARAVADEIAALGRKATIHRADVRDRGQVQAALAGAVEQHGRVHTVVWGAGPVVPQVAIADWTEEMFRTSMEIEAFGFNNAVHAALPHMRASGGGSFVHLGSAGHDWWPKLDGLSVAPKACNEALIKGIAKEEGFHEIRANSILVGVIDAGQFKIGQEAGTFTPEWEAAVKAMLPLKRWGTPQDIGQAAVYFASSRGNYVTGQTISVGGGFGV; this comes from the coding sequence ATGGGCGAGATTTTTCCGGCCGGAGCGACGATCGTGTTCGGCGGCAGCGGCGGCATCGGTCGCGGCGTGGCGCTGGAATTCGCGCGCGAGGGCAGCGACGTTGCGGTGGTCTTTCGCTCGAAGGAGGACGTGGCCCGCGCGGTGGCCGACGAGATCGCCGCCCTCGGGCGGAAGGCGACGATCCACCGCGCCGACGTGCGCGACCGCGGGCAGGTGCAGGCAGCGCTGGCGGGGGCGGTCGAGCAGCATGGCCGGGTGCATACGGTGGTGTGGGGAGCAGGGCCGGTGGTGCCGCAAGTGGCGATTGCTGACTGGACAGAGGAAATGTTCCGCACGTCGATGGAGATCGAGGCGTTCGGCTTCAACAATGCCGTCCACGCCGCGCTGCCGCACATGCGCGCAAGCGGCGGGGGAAGCTTCGTCCATCTCGGCTCTGCCGGGCACGATTGGTGGCCGAAGCTCGATGGCCTGTCGGTAGCGCCCAAGGCCTGCAACGAGGCGCTGATCAAGGGCATCGCCAAGGAGGAGGGCTTTCACGAGATTCGCGCCAACTCCATCCTGGTTGGTGTGATCGATGCCGGGCAGTTCAAGATCGGGCAGGAGGCCGGCACCTTTACCCCGGAATGGGAAGCCGCGGTAAAGGCGATGCTGCCGCTGAAGCGCTGGGGCACGCCGCAGGACATCGGACAGGCCGCGGTCTATTTCGCATCATCGCGGGGCAACTACGTGACCGGGCAGACGATCTCGGTCGGCGGCGGCTTCGGTGTCTGA
- the folE gene encoding GTP cyclohydrolase I FolE translates to MGKKPQVPAEVEQAIATLIRWAGDDPAREGLLDTPKRVARAWREYCQGYAEDPAAHLARQFEEVGGYNDIVLLKDIPFQSHCEHHMAPIIGKAAIAYLPRDKVVGISKLARVLHAYARRLQIQERLTAQVAQCIWDNLRPHGVAVVIEAQHGCMTGRGVRTPGVGMVTSRMMGTFLEDNRSRKEVLSLMGY, encoded by the coding sequence ATGGGAAAGAAACCGCAGGTACCTGCCGAGGTAGAGCAGGCGATTGCCACGCTGATCCGCTGGGCGGGGGATGACCCCGCCCGCGAAGGCTTGCTCGATACGCCAAAGCGCGTGGCGCGGGCGTGGCGCGAATATTGCCAGGGCTATGCCGAAGACCCGGCGGCGCACCTTGCGCGTCAGTTCGAGGAAGTGGGTGGCTACAACGATATCGTGCTGCTGAAGGACATTCCTTTCCAAAGCCACTGCGAACACCACATGGCCCCGATCATCGGCAAGGCAGCCATCGCCTACCTGCCGCGTGACAAGGTGGTGGGCATATCGAAGCTCGCCCGCGTGCTTCACGCCTATGCGCGGCGGCTGCAGATCCAGGAGCGGCTGACCGCGCAAGTGGCGCAGTGCATCTGGGACAACCTGCGTCCGCACGGCGTGGCTGTCGTAATCGAGGCGCAGCACGGCTGCATGACCGGGCGGGGCGTGCGCACGCCGGGCGTGGGCATGGTGACGAGCCGGATGATGGGCACCTTCCTCGAGGACAACCGCAGCCGCAAGGAGGTGCTGAGCCTGATGGGCTATTGA
- a CDS encoding MFS transporter, with amino-acid sequence MAATMPADAAATLSTSGKPLTNRWLALALLVMVAVLNYADRFLIPGLAQPIKAHFGISDTVMGALMGPAFALLYSVFTLPIARAADRRSRVMIIALGCGFWSFFTLLSGLATSAEMLALARVGVGIGEAAYQAPAAALIAAYFRANERGRAFALLGTAIYVGQMAGLAGGPAIAAAATWQTAFHALGIVGIVIAIATWLLVREPARDRVDAATPALPLKDTMRLLIGTPSIMLLATIMALGSLSGVTFGMWGPALFERAYGLSTQAAGATFALSFGLPGLLGVLGFGFLSDKLGKGDATVQLRLTALALGGATTTILLVTWSDSLTIARLLAVPSGLLGGGWSVGVLAGLQYILPNAHRATGTALVLLISSMFANVLGPVLAGQLSDWIAGAGPHGLRIGLSVAIPTGYIGVWAALRAMRSLERDKAALAG; translated from the coding sequence ATGGCCGCGACCATGCCGGCAGACGCCGCCGCCACCCTGTCCACCAGCGGCAAGCCGCTGACCAACCGCTGGCTGGCGCTCGCGCTGCTGGTCATGGTCGCGGTGCTCAACTATGCCGACCGCTTCCTGATCCCCGGCCTTGCCCAGCCGATCAAGGCGCACTTCGGCATAAGCGACACGGTGATGGGTGCGCTGATGGGCCCGGCCTTTGCGTTGCTCTACAGCGTCTTCACCCTGCCCATCGCCCGCGCCGCCGACCGCCGCTCGCGCGTGATGATCATTGCGCTCGGTTGCGGTTTCTGGAGCTTCTTCACCCTCCTGTCGGGCCTTGCCACCAGCGCCGAAATGCTGGCTCTGGCCCGCGTCGGCGTCGGCATCGGCGAGGCTGCCTACCAGGCCCCTGCCGCCGCCCTGATCGCGGCCTATTTTCGGGCCAACGAACGCGGGCGCGCCTTTGCCCTGCTCGGCACGGCAATCTATGTCGGCCAGATGGCCGGCCTTGCCGGTGGCCCAGCCATTGCCGCTGCCGCCACCTGGCAGACCGCTTTCCACGCCCTGGGCATCGTCGGCATCGTCATCGCCATCGCCACCTGGCTGCTGGTGCGCGAACCGGCGCGCGACCGCGTTGACGCCGCCACCCCCGCGCTCCCTCTCAAGGACACAATGCGCCTGCTGATCGGCACGCCGTCGATCATGCTGCTGGCCACGATCATGGCGCTGGGTTCGCTTTCGGGCGTGACCTTCGGCATGTGGGGCCCCGCCCTGTTCGAGCGCGCCTATGGCCTGTCGACGCAAGCCGCCGGTGCCACGTTCGCGCTGTCGTTCGGGCTGCCCGGCCTTCTGGGCGTGCTCGGCTTCGGCTTCCTCTCGGACAAGCTCGGCAAGGGCGATGCCACCGTCCAGCTCCGCCTTACCGCGCTCGCGCTCGGTGGCGCAACGACGACCATCCTGCTTGTCACCTGGAGCGACAGCCTGACCATTGCCCGGTTGCTCGCGGTGCCCTCGGGCCTGCTTGGTGGCGGTTGGTCGGTCGGCGTGCTCGCTGGCCTGCAATACATCCTGCCCAACGCCCACCGCGCCACCGGCACCGCGCTGGTCCTGCTGATCTCGAGCATGTTCGCCAACGTCCTCGGCCCGGTCCTTGCCGGCCAACTGTCCGACTGGATCGCTGGAGCCGGCCCGCACGGGTTGCGCATCGGCCTCTCGGTAGCCATCCCCACGGGCTACATCGGCGTCTGGGCCGCCCTGCGCGCCATGCGCTCGCTGGAGCGGGACAAGGCGGCGCTGGCGGGTTAG
- a CDS encoding NAD(P)/FAD-dependent oxidoreductase, whose product MSETGGKARLRYAVIGAGMSGVMAAIKLLQRGDADFAVFEKGAELGGTWRDNRYPGLTCDTPSHAYSYSFALNPDWSAYYATGPEIHAYFKGVAERFGVMPHIRFNSEVTSCTFDDATKVWTLGIVDGSTYEADVVIVATGVLHHPKMPDLPGLETFAGKAFHSARWDDSAVLDGARVGVIGCGSTGIQIVNALSSRAAKLVHFQRSPQWIMPVVQFEYTAEQRAAFAADPSLIEAIRNDPQYWEAVYRFTEGVTDFTSPQMQEIEGYCRQNLEQSVRDPMLREKLRPDYHAACKRLIYSWEYYECVQRPGVSVEVGAIERIVPEGVLMKDGTLHELDVLVLATGFRADSFIRPAVVTGRGGRSLDEFWATRPTAHYAIAMPDFPNFFMLNGPGAPVGNFPLIDIAERQWEYIEQLLEPVRSGEARTVEPLTAAYEAYEARRIAAAKKTIFGSGCTSWYLDKTGIPATWPWGYHDFANAMAKPVAEEFAFAA is encoded by the coding sequence ATGAGCGAGACGGGTGGGAAGGCGCGGCTGCGCTATGCGGTGATTGGTGCCGGGATGTCCGGCGTGATGGCGGCGATCAAGCTGCTGCAGCGCGGCGATGCCGATTTCGCGGTGTTCGAGAAGGGCGCGGAACTGGGCGGGACCTGGCGCGACAACCGCTATCCGGGCCTGACCTGCGACACCCCGTCGCACGCCTACAGCTACAGCTTTGCCCTGAACCCGGACTGGAGCGCCTACTACGCCACCGGGCCCGAGATCCACGCCTACTTCAAGGGCGTGGCCGAGCGCTTCGGCGTAATGCCGCATATCCGGTTCAACAGCGAGGTGACGTCGTGCACTTTCGACGATGCAACGAAAGTGTGGACGCTCGGCATCGTCGATGGTTCGACCTACGAGGCGGACGTGGTGATCGTGGCCACTGGTGTGCTGCATCACCCGAAGATGCCCGACCTGCCGGGGCTGGAGACGTTTGCCGGCAAGGCGTTCCATTCCGCGCGCTGGGATGACAGCGCCGTGCTCGACGGGGCGCGCGTCGGCGTGATCGGTTGCGGATCGACCGGAATCCAGATCGTCAACGCGCTGAGCAGCCGCGCTGCAAAGCTGGTGCATTTCCAGCGCTCGCCGCAATGGATCATGCCGGTGGTGCAGTTCGAATACACCGCCGAACAGCGCGCCGCCTTTGCCGCCGATCCTTCGCTGATCGAGGCGATCCGCAACGATCCGCAGTACTGGGAGGCGGTCTATCGCTTTACCGAGGGCGTGACCGACTTCACCAGCCCGCAGATGCAGGAGATCGAGGGATACTGCCGCCAGAACCTGGAGCAGAGCGTGCGCGACCCGATGTTGCGCGAGAAGCTGCGGCCCGATTACCACGCCGCATGCAAGCGCCTGATCTACTCGTGGGAATACTACGAGTGCGTGCAGCGCCCCGGCGTTTCGGTGGAAGTGGGTGCGATCGAGCGGATCGTACCGGAAGGCGTCCTGATGAAGGACGGCACGCTGCATGAACTTGACGTGCTGGTGCTGGCGACGGGCTTCCGCGCCGACAGCTTCATCCGCCCGGCGGTGGTGACCGGGCGCGGCGGGCGCTCGCTCGACGAATTCTGGGCGACGCGGCCGACCGCGCACTACGCCATCGCGATGCCCGATTTCCCGAATTTCTTCATGCTCAACGGTCCGGGGGCGCCGGTCGGCAACTTCCCGCTGATCGACATTGCCGAGCGGCAGTGGGAGTACATCGAACAGCTGCTCGAGCCCGTCCGCAGCGGTGAGGCGCGCACGGTGGAGCCGCTGACAGCGGCATACGAAGCCTATGAGGCGCGGCGCATCGCGGCGGCGAAGAAGACGATCTTCGGATCGGGCTGCACCAGCTGGTATCTCGACAAGACCGGCATTCCCGCCACCTGGCCGTGGGGCTACCACGACTTCGCCAATGCCATGGCCAAGCCGGTGGCCGAAGAGTTCGCGTTCGCGGCCTGA
- a CDS encoding nicotinate phosphoribosyltransferase: MTNLILATDSYKHSHFLQYPPETRAISAYIEARPNDFADEVLFMGLQPYLMDYLGRRMTQADIDEAEAICTAHGVPFNREGWQIVLDEHGGYLPIEIRALPEGMIVPTGVPMVQIETTDPRLPWLATFIETALLRAIWYPTTVATISRQCRLIIRAGLEKTSEDLEGQLPFKLHDFGARGTSSGESAGLGGMAHLVNFMGTDTMEGLIAARRYYGADMAGFSIPAAEHSTMTSWGREREEAAYANMLDAFEGEGKIVAVVSDSYDLDAALTGIWGGSLRNKVLARKGTLVVRPDSGDPVETPVRAVKTLWEAFGGTVNAKGYRVLDPHVRVIQGDGMTPATIAKLIERLIEEGFAIDNIAFGMGGGLLQQVNRDTLRFAMKANAMRDAAGVWHDVAKAPATDPGKASKAGRQAVVLETGRMVARRMEQVADAANLLRPVWRNGTLLVRQSFDELRVRAV, from the coding sequence ATGACCAACCTGATCCTGGCAACCGACAGCTACAAGCACAGCCACTTCCTGCAGTACCCGCCCGAGACCCGCGCGATCAGCGCCTATATCGAGGCTCGGCCAAACGACTTTGCTGACGAAGTGCTGTTCATGGGCCTGCAGCCCTATCTCATGGACTATCTCGGGCGTCGGATGACCCAGGCCGACATCGACGAGGCCGAGGCGATCTGCACCGCGCATGGCGTACCCTTCAACCGCGAGGGCTGGCAGATCGTGCTCGACGAGCATGGCGGCTACCTGCCGATCGAGATCCGCGCGCTGCCTGAAGGCATGATCGTGCCGACCGGGGTGCCGATGGTGCAGATCGAGACGACAGACCCGCGCCTGCCGTGGCTGGCAACCTTCATCGAGACTGCCCTGCTTCGGGCAATCTGGTATCCGACCACGGTCGCCACGATCAGCCGCCAGTGCCGCCTTATCATCCGTGCCGGGCTCGAGAAGACCAGCGAAGATTTAGAAGGACAGCTGCCGTTCAAGCTGCACGACTTCGGCGCACGCGGCACCAGCAGTGGCGAGAGCGCGGGCCTTGGCGGCATGGCCCACCTTGTCAACTTCATGGGCACCGACACCATGGAAGGGCTGATTGCGGCCCGCCGCTACTACGGCGCGGACATGGCCGGCTTCTCGATCCCGGCGGCCGAGCACAGCACAATGACCAGCTGGGGGCGCGAGCGCGAGGAGGCTGCCTATGCCAACATGCTCGATGCGTTCGAGGGTGAGGGCAAGATCGTTGCCGTCGTTTCGGACAGCTACGATCTTGATGCGGCGCTGACCGGCATCTGGGGCGGAAGCCTGCGCAACAAGGTGCTGGCGCGCAAGGGCACGCTGGTCGTGCGGCCCGACAGCGGCGATCCGGTGGAGACCCCGGTGCGGGCGGTCAAGACCTTGTGGGAAGCCTTCGGCGGCACCGTCAACGCCAAGGGCTACCGCGTGCTCGATCCCCACGTCCGCGTGATCCAGGGCGATGGCATGACGCCTGCCACGATTGCCAAGTTGATCGAGCGGCTGATCGAGGAAGGCTTCGCCATCGACAACATCGCCTTCGGCATGGGCGGCGGCCTGCTCCAGCAGGTCAACCGCGACACCTTGCGCTTTGCGATGAAGGCCAACGCCATGCGTGATGCCGCCGGTGTTTGGCATGATGTGGCCAAGGCGCCAGCCACCGACCCAGGCAAGGCAAGCAAGGCGGGACGACAGGCTGTGGTGCTCGAAACAGGCCGCATGGTGGCGCGGCGGATGGAGCAAGTGGCTGACGCCGCCAACCTGCTCCGCCCGGTCTGGCGGAATGGGACTTTGCTGGTGCGCCAGAGCTTTGACGAACTGCGGGTGAGGGCGGTTTGA